The Sesamum indicum cultivar Zhongzhi No. 13 linkage group LG6, S_indicum_v1.0, whole genome shotgun sequence genomic interval TATCATCCTGGAATGATTTTAGTAAGCACATTGCTCACTAAAAGTAATTATCTTACCTGGAGTTATGCGATAAAGAGAGCCCTGCGAGCAAAGATGAAGTTGTGCTTCATCGACGGCATGTTTGTGAAACCATGTGTTACTGAGCCGCTCTTTGAGCACTGGATACGCGTAGATAGTATGGTCACTACGTAGATCCTCAACtgtatttcaaaagaaattgtTGGCAGCTTCATGTATGCGAAGTCGGCACGGACGCTTTGGCTAGATTTGGAAGAACGGTATGGAGAATGCAACGGCCCCTTGCTCTATCAACTTCAGCGAGAAATTGCCTCATTGACACAAGGAAATAAGTCAGTGGTTGAATATTTTTCTCGATTGCGCTTGATCTGGGATGAACTTGATATGTTAATGCCTACTCCTCAATGCACATGTGGGTGCACTTGTGGAGTCTTTAGAGCAGCTGCAGATCAGGCTACGTTCACTCGATTAACATAATTCCTCATGGGattaagtgaaaattttgatcaCCTACGCGATCAGTTACTTGTCATGGACCCAATACCTACGGTAAACAAGGCATACTCCATGCTTCTGAGAGTAGAAAAGCAGAGGGAAGTGAGTTTGGAGGGAGTAGATTCGCTAGACAGTGCTGTGAATCAAGTAAGAACGGGGAATAGACGAGAGTTTGCTATAAAATCTGGACAGCAAAGAGGTTTTACTGATAAGAGAGGCTTACAATGTAGCAATTGTAATCGCACGGGACACACCAAAGACACATGTTTCAAACTTCACGAAACTCCGGACTAGTACAAAGAACTAATTGAGAGGAGGAAGAAAGAGGTAACTGCAAAGGCGTATAATGCGCGGCTGGACGAACCTCGTAAAGAAAACAATCAAGAAACATTGTTGCAGGAGCTAATACAATTGATGAAAGCAGAGAAACAAATCCCTGAGGATCCTTTGCAAGCAAATTTCGCACAACTAGACAACTTTGTAGGTAAAAGTTGTGCATTTTCTGGTGTTAAAAATGTGCTCTTAGATTCTTGGATAATTGACACAGGCTCAACAAACCATATGAGCGCAAACAGACAAGCCTTTCAATCCATTACACCCTTCCTTCAATCCACCCTCATATATCTCCCAGATGGAACAACACAATCTGTAACACACAAAGGAAATGTTACTTTACACTCAACTCTCACTCTCAAAGATGTCCTATATGTGCCTCGTTTTCAATTCAATCTGTTATCAGTTTCGAAACTTTGCTTGCATTCCTCTATTACAATGAAATTTTACCCTTTGTATTGTCTCTTACAGGACCTGGCGACTAACAAGATCATAGCTGTAGGAAAAGTTCACAGAGAGCTTTACATGCTAGACAAGTCCTCATTCCATCCagttgttttaatttctttgagTTCTGTTAAAGGCACTTTACCTATAGAATCTGTTGTCTGCAATAATGCCTTATGGCATAGGCGTTTAGGACATCCCTCCTTGCATGTTCTGAAACACATTCCTGatataaaatcttttgataCGTCTGAACCTTGTATGACTTGTCCCCTTGCGAAACACTGCAGATTACCTTTTCAATCTTGTGATATTCATTCTACACATATTTTTGAACTAATACATATTGATCTTTTGGGGCCATACAAAACCCCAACACTTAATGGCTGTAACTATTTTCTCACCGTTGTTGATGATTTCAGTCGAGGCACATGGACCTTTCTTCTTCGTTACAAAACGCAAGTCAGTCACACACTAGAAATGTTCTTGAAAATGGTCCAGACACAGTTTGAAtgtaagggtaaaatggtGCGGTCCGATAATGGTATGGAGTTTACAAACGTCACATGTCAAACCTTATTTCATTCACTTGGTATCATTCATCATAGGTCTTGTCCCCACACACATCAGTCCAACGGGGTAGTCGAGCGCAAACATAGGCACATTCTAGCTGTTGCTCGAGCCTTAAGTTTCCAAGCAAATCTTCCAAATAAGTTTTGGGGTGAGTCAATTCTTGCAGCGACTCATCTTATTAATAGACTTTCGTCTCATCTCTTGAATTGGAAATCCCCTTACGAAATCCTCTTCCACAAAGTCCCCAACTAGTCGAGCCTCAAAGTTTTTGGTTGTCTCTATTTCGCATCAAACACTTCACCCTCTAAATGTAAATTCACCCTTCGTGCCCACAAATGTGTATTCTTGGGTTACAGCCAAAACCACAAAGGTTACAAGGTCTTCGGTCTCGATACTAATACTCTATTTCACTCTAGAGAcgttatttttcatgaaaatattttttcatctgaACCTTCTGTCTCTGTTACTTCACATCCATCCACTGATTACGTTCCCTATTATTTTGATGATGACGATCATTCTCTTCTTCACCCTACCTCCATTACATCTACTCCACCATCAACTTCAAGTCCTCCTTCTGCTCAGTCGCCATCAGTGTCCCAAGATTCTTTACCAACGTCCTCTATCCCTCTCGATGAGCTACCTTTATCCACTTCCCCTGTTCCTGAACAAAGATGTTCTCTTCGCACCGTACATAAACCCACTTGGCTAAAAGATTATGTTTGCCACTGTAACATTGAATCCCCTACATGTTCACCCTCTTCTTATGACCCTGCACATATATGTTTTGTTGCTCTTTTGTCTTCTATTCAGGAACCTAGGACATATGCTGATTCCAGTAGAGATGAACATTGGGTTGCAACTATGAATGAGGAGATTGCAGCCCTGGAGCGCAACAACACTTGGACCCCTGTGCCTCTTCCTCCGATAATGAAAGCAATTGGCTGTTGCTGGGTGTTCAAACTGAAGCTAAACCCAGATGGTAATGTGCTGCGACATAAAGCCTACCTCGTTGCTAAGGGCTATAACCAGAAGGTGTGGACTACTACGATAGTTTTTCCCCGGTGGCCAAGGTGGTGACAGTCCGCGTTTTCCTTTATGGCAATTGGATGTAAACAATGCATTCTTGCACGGACATCTTGATGAAGAGGTGTTCATAATGCCTCCAGAGGGATATAAGATGGCTGATCCTAATCTCGTTTGTCGACTACATCGTTCTCTTTATGGCTCAAAGCAGGCGTCGCATCAGTGGAACATGGAGCTTACCACGCTGCTGCAATCTTTCGGTTACTCGCAATGCCCTCATGATCATTGCCTCTTCCTTAAAATTACTGACTCGTGTTTTGTGGCTCTACTTGTTTATGTCGATGACATACTTTTGACAGGTGATTCAACTACTGAACTTGACGCTCTCAAGGCTCACCTCCATTCCCTCTTCACCATCAAAGACTTGGGTTTAGCCAAATATTTCTTGGGGTTGGAGTTTGCACGATCTTCCCATGGCTTGCTTGTGACCCAACAGAAATACCTTCCTGACATTCTTGCTGATACAAGCATGCTAGGTGCCAAAGCAGCTCCTACTCCTCTACCTCCGGGACTCAAGTTATCTGCTGATGCAGGGTCTCTTCTCCCTGATCCGAGCTCTTATAGACGGCTAATTGGTTGCCTTTTGTACCTTGGCTTCACCAGGCCCGATGTCTACTTCGCTGTGCAGCAATTATCGCAATTTTTGCAGCACCCCAGGTCTTCTCATTGGGATGTTGCGGTTCATGTCCTCTGTTATCTCAAAGGTTCATCTTCTCTTGggattttcttctcttcccGCAACACTCTCCACCCTTCAGTCTACACTGACACCTCTTGGGCGTCCTACCCTGATTCCCGCCGGTTTGTTTCTGGGTATTGCATTTTCTTGGGCTCCTCTTTGGTCTcatggaggaagaagaaacaagCCACCGTCTCCCATTCTTCTGCTGAAGCTGAATATCATAGCATGGGTGCTGCCGTGTGCGAACTTTTATGGCTCTCTTACCTTCTACGTgccttcaaaatttagtttccCACGCCCATCCCTTTTTGGTGTGATAATCAAGCCGCCATCCACATCACGGCAAATCCTGTCTTTCACGAATAGACTAAGCACCTCGATATAGATTGCCACCTCATTGGGGACCATTTCAAATTGGGCTTCATTCATCCGTCTCACGTTCCTGGCCGCGATCAGTTGGCTGACATCTTCACCAAGTCCTCCCTACTCCTGACTTTGCTCGGCTACTTGGCAAGCTGGGCTTGGCTTCCGCGCTCCAACTTGAGGGGGGGATGTTACGAGTTCAAGGCAACACAGCAGCAATAACAGTTCTcagcaacagcagcagcaaaaTCCAGCTGAAGGTTGAAGATGATGAGCTGGATGATAGTGAAGCGCCGACGTGGCTTCCACCCTCTTAAACtatgttgttatatatatttgcacgCTTCTATTGGTTAGAAATGCGACTTTCTCTATTAGTTAGTTTTCTGGTTCTGTTAGCagcaattttgtttgttagttcAGTTAGTGTTCATCTTCTCTGTATAAATGCGCTCTGTACTACTCTGTTTCTTTTGAGTTCAATATACAGATTTTCCTTCTTCAGTTTTACATTGTGTTTGTTATGAGTTTCTACACACCTGCAACCCATGCAATTGCAAACATGGTTCAAAGTATCGGAGGATATATATTCGGATTGATCAGTGTTGATACAATAAAGACGCCCGATACCCCATATTATCATAGATGATTTGATATTGTCAATATTATTCGATATTATTACCAATACAATGATATTATTGCTTGTATCTGATAATACCGCAGATAATAACCAATGTTATCTTTATGATATGTCAAAAATGAAGTTACTAAAGTATAATTGGGAAagcaagaaattgaaaagaggaGATAAGATGATTGTTTTTGGGCATTATGGAGGGATATAATAACATTGTAATTCCATCACTATCatattttctccttttgttgTAATCTCTATTACTAAAAAGGGATGAAgtcaagaaaaagagagaaagatgaACTTTGGTGGCTTCAAAGTTTGATCAAGAAACGTAAGAGAAGAGAGCAAATAAGTGAGaaattctctctttttcaGCACTTGTGAAATCTCTTGTCAAGAGTGATGCTGATAAAGtggttacaattttttttcgtctcttcttcaccattttcttaatatttctttttcaatattatatacattcaATATATTGtgttaaatatatcaaattattagttaaaaacactatcacaattaattttaattgaaattaaaaatgctATAGGAGGAATATTGATGATGCTGATGGCGATCATTTTGAATTCGATCGGCGATCCACTTCTTGTGATTATGCATGTATGTCTCGAGCATTTCTATAATTCATGTACcaatatttgatattgtaacttttggtttgtaatattatatagtaatttgtgatgtttaattgcttttataattttactaattttttcagaattttctaactattatataacatatttatttcGTATGGTCCGATAATATATCGGTATGCCACGATCGATATGGAACAATACCCACCGATATTATCGCTGAAACCACAACTTTGAATCATGATTGCAAATGAAGTGGGGCGGGGCCTAAAGTTGATTGGGATCTGAAGCAGAGAtgaaaaagattaatattACTAATGTTATGTACTAACTCTGTGTCTTGGTGTCCTCTGAGGGGCCTAAAACTGCGTCtgtaataaaaacaacttTGCTAAACATGGTTCAAAGTATCGGTCCATATTTGATGATATCAGCCCATATATAATGGAATTGGTCATTGTCGATTCGATAAAAAAACCTGATGCCATATATTGTCAAATATGACATGGTATCGTCGAAAATTCCgatcttatttatattatcactGTTACAATGATATTATCCCATGTATCCGATAATATTGTGATGATCTTCAAGTTGGAGACGTGAAGAGGACAATAGACAACAAACACAAATTACACATTGTCCCAAGAATCAATAGATTTTGGACTTCATTGGTAGAATAGTGGTAATCTTTTCTCACTAGATTCCAAATAACTTTAAGCTTTCAAACTGGCAGCACTGCCATCTGTGCAGTGTGTGTTTTTCCTTCTACTACCCTTGTCTTCAACTATCATTCTGTACAAGTTATGGTGGACTACACTCCATTTTCAAAGCATAATGGAGTCTCAAGTAATCAAAGGCCCTTCTTACAACTTCTTTCATGGAAACACAAAGGAGATcatcaaaatcaagaaccaAACCAGCTGTAATGCTCCCATGGATTTACTGATCATGGTATATTTCCTAGGTTTCAGCCTCACTGACATTCCACACTCTTtgattatgtatgtatatcttaagtgtttttaataattaattttatcaaagtaattatattataaaacttttgatttgtaatattatatagtatttatgatcttttattgtttttgtacttttattaattttttgagaagTTTTAATCGTCGTATAACACATTTACTTCGTTTTGCCCGATAATATTCAAATACGCCACGATCAATATGGAAAAAGGTCGATATTATCCCTGATACCCTGACTCAGAACCATATTGCCCATGGGCTTTTGAAATGGTTGCTTTTGGACTCTCTGTGGCTgtcatatgtaaaaaaaattaaaaaaagatgaatttaGTACATAGTAGTACTAAGATCTCTGTTGCTTGTTGGAGtccttatatattatttaggaaaaaatacaatttacctcatgtgatgtttgaaatgagcaaaaaaattccctatgaaaaataaagtagcaaattatctcctatactttgaaaaatgaagcaaattgcTCCCCTCTCTGAACCAATGAtggggggtaatttgctttattttttgaagcaCAAGAGGATAATTTcctaattgttttttatagGGGGTATTTGCTTATTTCACATATCGTAAATTCCATTTAACCCATATTATATATGACATTTGAGGAAAGTTTTTGTAAGGTTGAATCAATGGAAACTCCTTTCTTCTAAAAAAACAACAGAAAACCCTCGTCTGCTTAATCTTATCCGattccaaaaatgaaaagtttgacataattgggatttatttttgaaaatttgagacAGGTTACTAATTCATGGATCTAGTTCCTTGCAACAAGTCAATCAAAAAATGTCTGCTTAATCCATAAcgtcaatttatttattttttttttccgttaGTTTACATTGTTGAGACTTTCCCAAAGAATTAAACTCGCCTCCTAGTTTCAACAGTGgtagattttcaaaatacaaatggTTGCCATTTTGGACGAAATCTTATATGAAATCAAAGCTCTGTGATCCTCCATTGCAAATTTCTATAGAAAGTCATGAGTTTTTTTACCAAAGTTATGATTGAAGAACAATTTAGAGCGACGGATTTCTAAGATATCtgcctctctctcttcctcaaAGGTTATTGTGTTCTTCTCTGTTTCCCCACATCTTTCTCATGTTCCTAAAGTGGATATCTGCTTATTTCAGAGTTCGAGAGAAGGGAAAATTCCTAaagatgtatattatatatctgATTTTCCTGTTGATGGGCACCCCATCATTTGTGGGGATATAGATGTAAAAGaagtatgtattaatttattgggaCTTGATTGTGGGACTGAGAGGATCAAGCCTGAGGTCACATTTAAATGGTTGAGGAAGCATTTTGAAAGAGTGCCAAAGGGTTTAGAGAAAGATGATCCACAAATAGATCGTTATATCAGAGCTTATCTTTTTTTCCTCATGGGGATAGTCATTCTGCCTGGATGTGAAACCAAGACAGTCCCGCTTCTCTACTTGTATTTATTGATGGATACAAGTGCTATAAAGCTGAATAGCTTTCCTTGGGGAGCAGCTGCATTGGTCAAAGTGTAGTACGCTCTAGAGTCAACCAAGAACACAACCTTAGAAGGAGCTTCTTGGTTGCTTGAATTTTACATTATGAAGCGGATTCGTAAGATCAGGGATGACTACATTCAGATGGAGCAGAGAGCAGACCCATTTCCTTGTCGCACTTTTCCAGCTTTCGTGGGGTGGAGTACAATGATGATTATTCCATCGAAAAATATTCACTTCAATTACAAGTATTGGGAGAGGATGCTTTCGACAGTGACCGCAGAGTTATATTTCATACACTCATCTCTTttattctctttcttcttttgttgttttttctcttctgattttagcttattttttcataacgTATTTTTCACTTCAAATATTGTAGGATTTGGACTGGAGACCGTATGAAAGATTCAATATGCCACCACAGAGGATTTTCTTCACCATTACGGTTATCTTCgattataaaatcattaactACCACAGGCCAGAGTTGGCACCCAATCAACTTGGGATTGAGAGCTCAATTAGAGTGCCAACTCAATATTGGAATcacttgaaaatgaagaaaaaaaattggcaaaGTTATGTTGGTAGGAAAATATGTGAAATATATAACGTGGTGGGTTGAAGTGACACACAATAGATGCATACAAGCTGCAAGTAAACAAACcaattatttaaatcttttaattttgttatgcttatattttgaattgaatcTCTACATTTCAAGTTTCTAACATCctaattatgttttatgttatttttttagatattgaTCTTCTCGATATACCTCCACAATTAGCTCCACATGATCTTATGGATtccaattttgtaatttgggAATCTCAAGAAGTTCTCccaaatattgatttattgtagatgTTTTTTTAAGTAGGTatgataaatacaataaatgcTTTAAATTGGATGAAGATATCCATCTACAATAAATGCTTTAAATTAGATGAAGATATTCATCTATATTTAAGGTTAGAAGATGTATATCATATATCTAGTTTGCTTGTTGAGGGGCACCTCGTTGTTTTTGGGGATATGGATGTAaacaactatatattaattttttaggacTTGATTGTTGGATGGAAGGATCAAGTTTGAGGTCAGATTTAAATGGTTAAGGGAGCATTTTGAAAGTACCAGAGGATTTAGAGAAGGATAATCCACAAATGGATCGTTATATCGGAGcttatcttctttttctgtCGGGACCATCATTCTGCCTGGATATGATACCAAGACGGTCCTGCTTCTTTACttgtatttcttgattaacaCAAGTGCTACAAAGTTGAGTAGCTTTTCTTGAGGAGCAGCTGCATTGGCCAGAGTGCAATACACTTTGGAGTCAACCATGAACACAACCTTCAAGGGAGCATCTTGGTTGCTCGAATTTTTCATTATGGATCGGATTCGTGTGATTAGGAATGACTACACTCAGATGGAGCAGAGAGCAGATCCATTTTCTTGTCCCCTTTTTTCCACTTTCGTGGGGTGGAGTACAGTGATGATTATTCCATCTAAAACTGTTCACTTCAATTACAAGTATTGGGAGAGGTTGCTTTCGACAGTGACCGCGGAGATATATTTTGTAGCACCCTCTATCATACTACAGCTATATCTCCCCTAAACATCATACTTAAAGTAACccctatatctatatatataatttatgcaCATAATCAATATGCTCATGTAATCTCAACGTCACAAAGTAATCCATCACAAGTAGTTCCCACGCTTTTaattcctttttatacaaccaaaatgtgatttgtattttaactgACAATGAGGAGAAAATTGAGTATTAGCCCAACCTGACTGAATATAGCGTTTGGACTTAGCCTTCGACAGGTATACACCTTAAGATCTACTCCTGAAAAAGAATGTCAGTAGAGGAATGAGCGTGCAActcaataagtaaataaccagccctatctatatatgtatatcaaatataggCCAAACAAGATAAGTAGGTAGCATGCATAGAATGTAAtcaatttaatccaaatataatcaGCTTTACTGCACCACATGGCCTACTcgcaataaaataataaattaaactccTATTTTCCTAGTCTGCTTGCTAGAAAATGATATAGTGTTTTTCCCATCAACCTAGTCTTACCGTTATATAAAGTTCAAGTGAATCTCCTTGACAGCCGGCGCATCAAACTCATTTCGCATGAAAGCTCTTTTAATTCGCATCTTAGCTCTTTTATATCGTATCATAGCTTTTTTCACATCACGTCATAGCTcattttcatatcgcatcaaagctcttttcatttcatttatctcatatcgcatcatagctcttttcttGTCATTTCGCCTTACAGGCTTTTCAacaacatcaaggggtatttatatcatagttatatttaatttccaccatttcttcatttctacATATCATCATTCTTGTAAGCAGCTATAACATAATCATATATCGACATAGTTTCATTTACGAGCACCCACAACACatcatacaacaaatataatacttcaatgtattttctcatttcacgtacataatattgtcaattaaattaaatcatctATCACTCGTacattttcagataaatcagcTTCagcataaattataaatttgggCAAAATCttgttttggtaccattaaaaaaggttagttttgtttttggtaccACACATTTTGCAAGTTCGGGTTTTGGTACCATTGGGCAaaattttggtaccattaaaaaaggttagttttgtttttggtaccACACATTTTGCAAGTTCGGGTTTTGGTACCGTACCACCAAAAAATGAACATTTTTGGTACCAACTTAACAGCAGAGCCCATGTGCACCTTAACGACCGTCAACCCCACAATTTTGGCGGGAAAAGTCACGTGAGGCtgagaaaaaagaggaaaaaatggTCTTCCAACATTCCTTtgtgttttggtaccattaaacctaaaaataaacttttttggtcccataagtaatacaacacatttcaaaagaaaagataaaatccataaatatgaagcaaaatatattggttataAGTACACGATTTGAGCTCATTAAACCTGATTTGACAAAACTCGCTTGACAAAAGAGATGCATTGcaatgcataatttttcactAATAACCTGCCAAAAGACTTCCACTTATACAAAAAATCTCTACTTTTTTGTCTACatctttctctttcctttatCCTTAGGTTGTGCCTTCTGAGATGTCATTACACTGCGCAAATTTGATAAAGTGACATATTTTTTACCATCCTGTATAATGATATCTCCAATAGGACCTGTCATATTCAAGTTAAGGCTGATTAGATACGAAACAGAATTATGATAGcaagataaaatttaatgtggAATTGTTTACCTTGTGTGGGACGAGAAACAAAACCAGGAGGGTGTCCTACCATAGGTGGTGGTGCCCTAATGTTGACTCTTGCATGCATGAAACGTGGTGTTGGTACTAATACAGGGGCATTAATTTGATCTTGTCCCTGTAATATGAAACAACAACATTAACATCAACACTAGAATAGAATCAACAACAACGACACTAACACCAACACCAGTATATAACATGAACAACAACACTAACACTAACACCAATATCGGAATAGGAACAACAACACTAACACCAACACCACACCAGTATAGAAACATAAACAACAACACTAACACCAACCCAGTACCGGAATAGGAGCAACAACACTAACACCAACACCACACCAGTATAGAAACATGAACAACAACACTAACACCAGTACCGAAATATGAACAACAACACTAACACCAACACCACACCAGTATAGAAACATGAACAACAACACTAACACCANNNNNNNNNNNNNNNNNNNNNNNNNNNNNNNNNNNNNNNNNNNNNNNNNNNNNNNNNNNNNNNNNNNNNNNNNNNNNNNNNNNNNNNNNNNNNNNNNNNNNNNNNNNNNNNNNNNNNNNNNNNNNNNNNNNNNNNNNNNNNNNNNNNNNNNNNNNNNNNNNNNNNNNNNNNNNNNNNNNNNNNNNNNNNNNNNNNNNNNNNNNNNNNNNNNNNNNNNNNNNNNNNNNNNNNNNNNNNNNNNNNNNNNNNNNNNNNNNNNNNNNNNNNNNNNNNNNNNNNNNNNNNNNNNNNNNNNNNNNNNNNNNNNNNNNNNNNNNNNNNNNNNNNNNNNNNNNNNNNNNNNNNNNNNNNNNNNNNNNNNNNNNNNNNNNNNNNNNNNNNNNNNNNNNNNNNNNNNNNNNNNNNNNNNNNNNNNNNNNNNNNNNNNNNNNNNNNNNNNNNNNNNNNNNNNNNNNNNNNNNNNNNNNNNNNNNNNNNNNNNNNNNNNNNNNNNNNNNNNNNNNNNNNNNNNNNNNNNNNNNNNNNNNNNNNNNNNNNNNNNNNNNNNNNNNNNNNNNNNNNNNNNNNNNNNNNNNNNNNNNNNNNNNNNNNNNNNNNNNNNNNNNNNNNNNNNNNNNNNNNNNNNNNNNNNNNNNNNNNNNNNNNNNNNNNNNNNNNNNNNNNNNNNNNNNNNNNNNNNNNNNNNNNNNNNNNNNNNNNNNNNNNNNNNNNNNNNNNNNNNNNNNNNNNNNNNNNNNNNNNNNNNNNNNNNNNNNNNNNNNNNNNNNNNNNNNNNNNNNNNNNNNNNNNNNNNNNNNNNNNNNNNNNNNNNNNNNNNNNNNNNNNNNNNNNNNNNNNNNNNNNNNNNNNNNNNNNNNNNNNNNNNNNNNNNNNNNNNNNNNNNNNNNNNNNNNNNNNNNNNNNNNNNNNNNNNNNNNNNNNNNNNNNNNNNNNNNNNNNNNNNNNNNNNNNNNNNNNNNNNNNNNNNNNNNNNNNNNNNNNNNNNNNNNNNNNNNNNNNNNNNNNNNNNNNNNNNNNNNNNNNNNNNNNNNNNNNNNNNNNNNNNNNNNNNNNNNNNNNNNNNNNNNNNNNNNNNNNNNNNNNNNNNNNNNNNNNNNNNNNNNNNNNNNNNNNNNNNNNNNNNNNNNNNNNNNNNNNNNNNNNNNNNNNNNNNNNNNNNNNNNNNNNNNNNNNNNNNNNNNNNNNNNNNNNNNNNNNNNNNNNNNNNNNNNNNNNNNNNNNNNNNNNNNNNNNNNNNNNNNNNNNNNNNNNNNNNNNNNNNNNNNNNNNNNNNNNNNNNNNNNNNNNNNNNNNNNNNNNNNNNNNNNNNNNNNNNNNNNNNNNNNNNNNNNNNNNNNNNNNNNNNNNNNNNNNNNNNNNNNNNNNNNNNNNNNNNNNNNNNNNNNNNNNNNNNNNNNNNNNNNNNNNNNNNNNNNNNNNNNNNNNNNNNNNNNNNNNNNNNNNNNNNNNNNNNNNNNNNNNNNNNNNNNNNNNNNNNNNNNNNNNNNNNNNNNNNNNNNNNNNNNNNNNNNNNNNNNNNNNNNNNNNNNNNNNNNNNNNNNNNNNNNNNNNNNNNNNNNNNNNNNNNNNNNNNNNNNNNNNNNNNNNNNNNNNNNNNNNNNNNNNNNNNNNNNNNNNNNNNNNNNNNNNNNNNNNNNNNNNNNNNNNNNNNNNNNNNNNNNNNNNNNNNNNNNNNNNNNNNNNNNNNNNNNNNNNNNNNNNNNNNNNNNNNNNNNNNNNNNNNNNNNNNNNNNNNNNNNNNNNNNNNNNNNNNNNNNNNNNNNNNNNNNNNNNNNNNNNNNNNNNNNNNNNNNNNNNNNNNNNNNNNNNNNNNNNNNNNNNNNNNNNNNNNNNNNNNNNNNNNNNNNNNNNNNNNNNNNNNNNNNNNNNNNNNNNNNNNNNNNNNNNNNNNNNNNNNNNNNNNNNNNNNNNNNNNNNNNNNN includes:
- the LOC110012087 gene encoding uncharacterized protein LOC110012087 is translated as MADPNLVCRLHRSLYGSKQASHQWNMELTTLLQSFGYSQCPHDHCLFLKITDSCFVALLVYVDDILLTGDSTTELDALKAHLHSLFTIKDLGLAKYFLGLEFARSSHGLLVTQQKYLPDILADTSMLGAKAAPTPLPPGLKLSADAGSLLPDPSSYRRLIGCLLYLGFTRPDVYFAVQQLSQFLQHPRSSHWDVAVHVLCYLKGSSSLGIFFSSRNTLHPSVYTDTSWASYPDSRRFVSGYCIFLGSSLVSWRKKKQATVSHSSAEAEYHSMGAAVCELLWLSYLLRAFKI